TGGTGTGGAGCTGCCATTTGAGCCTTATCAAGCCATTTCTGACTTGCCTGAGACACATTTGGCGGATTTGTCAGCTGAGGAACTTTTGGACATCGCTAAAGAACAGGCTGAATTTGTCTCGGCCAACTTGGTGGAAACGACAGCTTCTGAAATGAATGCGGTCATCGCTGATTTGATTGAAAAATCTGGCGGTGGGCAGGTCATGATTCCTACGACTGATGAATTTGCAAAATTTGGCGTTGAGGTCGCTACTGACCAGCTTGTCAGCTGGAAAATCGGGGCTGAGTATCGTGATGAAAATATCATGGCCGCGCAAAATTCTAACGTGGCTGTGGCTGTGCCGAAATTTTTTCTGGCTGAGTCAGCAACCATCGTCGTGGAATCTGAAGCAGGGCAAGGGCGGTCTTTGCACTTCTTGCCGACGCACTATATCGCGGTCATTCCCATGAGCCGCATGGTGGCGCGCTCAACGCAGGCTGCGGACTGGTTGGACAAAAATAAAAAACCTGGCTCAACTTTGCATTTTATTTCTGGTCCTTCAAACTCTGGGGACATTGAAATGCAACTTGTAGTCGGTCTGCACGGCCCTTTGGAAATCAACTATGTGGTGGTCAAAGACCTTTGAACATTTTTGACTTTCGTCAGTGTTGGCGAGCGTTTTTTCGAGAGATTTTACTGACGAAAATAATTTTTGGAGAAAATTTACTGACGAAAAGTTAAAATCAGAGGCGTCAGCGTTTTGGTAAGGGTTTCATTTTGAAAATTTGACTTTCTTTTTTATAATATAATTATAAAAACATTAGAAAGGAGAATTTATGATCCATTTTCTACGACACAATCGCTTGGCTTCGATTTTGCTTACCTTGATGCGGGTTTTCATTGGCTATCAATGGATAACGGCTGGTTTAGGCAAATTGTTTGCTGAAGAAGCTTTTTCTGCTGGAGGGCTCATCAATGGCGCACTAGGCAGTGCAACAGCCTATCCCTGGTTTCACAGTTTTCTCTCTTTCACAACGAATGGCGGTGCAAACACAAGTTTCTTTGATTTCGTTGTCCCTTGGGGACAGATTTTCATTGGACTCGCGCTGATTTTGGGGGCTTTCACATTGACGGCAGCTACGTTTGGCTTGCTGATGAATTTGTCCTTTTTACTCGCTGGGGTGATTTCAGAAAATCCGACTTTCCTTCTCATTCAAGTCTTAATTTTGGTCGCTGGCTTCAACGCCGGTCGCCTAGGCTTGGACTTCTGGATTGTTCCTTACCTGCGTCGCCGTTTCCCTTTTTTGCAAAATGATAGCTTGCTCATGCTCTGATTTTGCTACAAAACAAAAAAACTGCTTAACTGGCAGTTTTTTGCTTAGAGAAAATGCTGACGTATTTTTTGAGCAGAGAAAAAATACTGACGTAATTAAAAAAAAGAAAAAATCATGAGAAAATCCTCATGATTTCTTTTAATTCCGATTATTTCCACCTGAAATTCCGAAAATTCGGAGGAGGAAGAGGAACATATTGATAAAGTCAAGGTACAAGGAGAGCGCCATTGAAATCGCCCAACCATCACTGACTTGACCATTGTTAGCGTTGTAAACGTGTGTAATTTTTTGATTATCCCAAGCAATCAAACCTGAGAAAATCACCACACCAATGATGCTAATTAAGAGAGTCAGTCCGCTTCCACCGATGAAGAAGTTAAGAATTATCGCAACTACTAATCCCCAAACCGCAATACCAAGCGCTTTGCCCATGCCTGAAAGATTACGTTTGGTCACTCGTCCGTAAACTGCAAGTCCAAAGAACATCGCCGCTGCGGTCACAAAAGCGAGAGTAATGTTTGTCGCTGTATACATCAAGAGGGTGAAGCTAATGAGAAAGCCCATAAAGGCCGCATATCCAACAAAAACAGGGAGCGCCAACTTAGAATTTTTCATCGCCATTACTTGCAATGATCCCACCATGACCAGCGGAATCAACCACAAAATGAGGAAAAATAAACCTCCACGCTGAAGAACTGCCATCATATTATCTTGAAAAAACGTAATCATAATCCAAGAAACTAGCGCAGAAACCAGTACTCCTGCCCCCATCAGTGCGTAAATCTTACTAAAAAATGCATTGAGTCCGTCTTGACGTTGGTCAAAAATAATATTGTTATCATTCATATTTTGCATTAAAGTCATCCTCCTATATTTTTAATTTAATTCTAATTATATTTTAGCAAAAAAGCGGGCTTTTGTCATCCGACTTAAGTCTGAATTTTTTGCTTAATTTTCCTCTTTTGAACGAAAAAGCGTTTTTTGTACATCTTTTGGAACAATTGTGGTTAAAGCACGGGGATAAACTTTGATTTTCACAGGGAGTTGATCACTTTTATCGCCGTCAATCCGTGAATATGGAATGTTCTTTTTCTTTGTCGAAAGGGGATTTATTTCTAGTTCATCCGTATCAAAGTGTTCGATTTCGCTAAAATCTTCAAATTGTCCCTTGCGCAACTTATTTAAATGCCATAATATTTTTAAAAGATTTATTTTTTTCAAAGAATAGACGCGTAGTAGACCATCATCAACCTTAGCTTTTGGAGCTAAAGCTTGCATTCCTGCAATCGTATTAGTCATTGTAATCAGCAAAAGTTTGGTGCGCAGTTGCTCCGTTTTCCCGTCGTGCTTGAGTTCAATTTGGTAACTTTTATTGTAGCGAATCACTTTGTAAGCATCTTTAAAATAAGCAAGAGGACCTAATTTTTTCTTGTCTTTACTGCTCACATTTTGGGCAATATCAGCTAAAATTCCCAAAGTTAGGCTTGAGGTCATGTATTCTTGATTGACTTTGGCCATGTCAACTTTTTGAAGCTTTCCTTGTTCTAAATTTTCTAATGCTGCCCTAATGTCTTGAGGGATATTCAAGGATTTTGCCAAATTATTGACTGTTCCGTTAGGAATAATTCCTAACAGGCTTTCTTCGTTAGCTTCCAAAAGTCCGCCGCAAATTTTGTCAATTGTTCCATCACCGCCAAGTGCGAGAATCAGGTCAGGACGCTCCTCTGCCGCTTTTTTTGCCAGACGAATAGCTTCTTTTGGGCCATCTGGACTGATAAATTCAAGCTGATTTTCCTCTGAATCAAAGAAGGATTTGATGGTCTGTAACACTTCTTCTTCATCATTATTTCCTGATTTCTCATTATAAAACACTTTAATCTTTTTCATTTTCGATCTCCTAACTTTATTTTTTATTAGAAATCTTCATTATTACATATTTCAGTTTTTTTGAATTTTATTGCTTACACATTTATTGTATCACAGTCTTAGAAAATGCTACAATAGAGCGTTTCACAAAAATTTTTCATTTTTAAGTAAGAAAAAAACTTGCCTAAATGACAAGTTTTTGTTGTTTTTATTTTTAATCCAGACTGAAAGAAGGCAACTTTTTGAAGTGCTTGCGTCTGTTCCATTTGTACTTGAGTGTGGCTGAGCCTTCAAGCGTTGCGATGTATTTATCAACTCCTGTGACAATCCAACTTTCTTTGTAGCGCGGTGGGTTGATGGTTGCCCCAAACATATGTTTAATGATGATGTCTTTTTCCAGCTCTGAAATCGTCGTCAATTTTCGGGCATTACGATAAGCAATGTGTGGATGCACATAGGCATGGCTTTTGGCAAATTTTGTTTCGCGCCAATCGTAGTAGAAAAGATCGTGCAAAAGTCCAGCTCGCGCTGTTGCTTTCGCATTCAATCCACGTTTTTTGGCAATAAGATAACTCACATAGCTCACGCGCAGACAATGCTGCAAACGTGTTGAAGTGTAGTGATGGGTAATTTCATCAAGTTTTTTCAGCTCATCCATTTCTAACAGATGACCAACATAGCTCATATATTCTGCGTCGTTTAACCACGGTTTTTCATCTAAATTCATGATTTGATTATAACACGAAATTTGACTTTGTCAATACGATATTATTGGTTTTTTGATTAAATTTTTCTTTTTTAGTGCTTAGAATCCTGTTTTAGTTTCTTATTATGGGGGTTCGAGGTGCTTTTTTATCACGTTTTTTCCTTTATCTATTTGTTATTTTTCTTCAAGAAAATAATAATTTTTCCAAAAAAATAGCGGTGAATAGTTTACAAAAAACTAAAATTCCTGTATAATTGATAGGTATTAGAAAAATCTTGGAGGGTGTAGTGTGCCATCTGGGACATCACATCAACCGCTTTTCTATGAAAAGTAATAAAGGAGACAATCATGGCTAACATCAAATCTGCTATCAAACGTGCTGAATTGAATACAATCGCAAACGAACGCAATTCACAACAAAAATCTGCAATGCGTACTGCTATCAAAAAATTTGAAGCACAACCATCAGAAGAACTTTACAAATCAGCATCTGCAATCATCGATAAAGCTGCTTCTAAAGGCCTTATCCACGCTAACAAAGCTGCTCGTGACAAATCACGTCTTGCTGCTAAACTTGGCTAATAACAGGTCTTGACCTGATAAAAATCTCTGTCAGTGTGACAGATTTTTTTTATGCAAAAAAACTTGCCTTGGGCAAGTCTTTTTTATTTAAAAATCGCAAAATCACTGGTGTCAAGACCAATCAATGGATCAAAATTTCCTGATAAAATGAGGGCCTCTGTCAAAATTCGGTTCGTGTGGTCTTCTATTTCTTCATCAGCAAAAAGTGAAATTTCTCGGCTTCCGTCAGTGTTTTCGGGCTTGTTGAGATTTACGTCAGCATTTTCTCTGACTGTCTTTGTTGCTTGTGAAATTTCGTCAGCATTTTCTCTGACTGTTTTTGTTGTTTGTGAAATTTCGTCAGCATTTTTGTCGCCAAAGCGCTCAATCAAATAAGTTTTTCGATTGGCACCTTCACGCGCGACAGCTTGGGCAAAGGCGCGCTGCTCACCAAGCAAAATTAAACTTTGTTTGGCACGCGTAATTGCCGTATAAAGCAAATTTCGCTCCAACATTCGCGAATAAGCGCTGACCATTGGCACAATGACGGTCGAAAATTCGGAACCTTGTGATTTGTGAATGGACATGGCATAGGCCAAAGTGATTTTGTACCACTCTGCTCGTGGATAGGAAAGTTCCTGCCCGTCAAAATCCATAACAATTTCATCTTGTTTGCTATCGGTATATTTCGCAGGAACTAGCTCAACAATCTGCCCTAAGTCCCCATTAAATACATTGGCTTGGGCATCATTGACCAGATGCAAAATTTTATCTGCTTCCCGAAATTTCATTTCACCAAAAACAAATTCAAGGCGCTCCTTGAGCGGATTAAACAGATTTTGCAGAAGGACATTCATGGCGTTGATTCCTGCAGTTCCCTTATACATTGGCGCTAAAATTTGTAATTCAAAAGGATTATTTCCTCTTTTTTGCCAAGCGTTCGCAATCTGCTGCACCATTTGCGGAACTAAATTTGCCCCCACCTCAAAATATGAACGGTCGGTTTTTTTTTGCTGTAAAATCAGCTGGCAACTCACCATCTTTGATATGATGCGCCAAATCCGTGATGGTCGAATCATCACCCTGACGGAAAATTTTGTCCAATTTTACTGACGGAAGCTCTGGAATTTTCAATAAATCAGCAAAAACTTGTCCTGGCCCAACAGATGGTAACTGGTCACTATCACCAACCAACAAAACTTTCATAGAACCAGGGATGGCTTGAAAAAGCTTATTCGCCAACCAAGTGTCGACCATTGAAAACTCGTCTACAATCAACAAAGCACCCGACAATTCATTGCCCATACTGTCCTCAGACTCATCTTGACCCAAGCCCAGATGGCGATGAAGGGTCGCGGCAGGCAAGCCCGTCAGTTCGTTCATTCGTCTAGAAGCCCGTCCGGTCGGTGCGGCCAATAAAATCGGAAAAATGTCATCGTTATAATGGCTCGGTTCCAAGTCAAGCTGATTGATTCGAGCATAAGTTTCAATAAAACCATTGATAATCGTGGTTTTACCTGTCCCAGGCCCCCCTGTGAGAATGAAAAACTGATGCTTCATCGCTCCCAAAATCGCCTGCTTTTGCAAGTCATCATAAGTGATTTCAAGATCTTTTTCAACTTCTGACAAAACCGTCAGCACTTTTTCGTCAGTAAAATCTCCGCCCAAACGCTTCCCCAAAGCGGTCAACGACTTGTAAATTCCCTCCTCAGCAAAATAAAGCGAGTTTTCAAAAATTTTTGTACCTTCTTGCTGAATCTTTCCATCAAGCAAAAGACCGTTGATTTCAGCTGCTACTGCTGTGGGGTTGACTTCAACATTTCGCGCCTCTTCAAGCAACTCTATGGTCAGCAAAAGCAAATGCTTCGCTTCAATGTAAGTGTCGCCAGACGTAGCCGAATGCGTATTAACCATATGCATGAGTGCCGCCCGAAAACGGTTCGAGCTATCGGCTTCAATACCCAAACTGCTGGCAATTTTGTCCGCCGTTTTAAAGCCGACCCCTTTGACATCCTCGACCAGTTGATAGGGATTTTCCTCAATCATTTCCAGCGTCTTTTCTTTGTAAAGCTCATAGATTTGGAAAGTCAATTTGCTCGGCAAGCCATACTCAGCAAGTTTCGTCAGTATTTTCTCCATGCCATGATTTTCACGTAAGCGTTTGATAAATGAATTTTTTCGCGCCAAAGTCAAAAGTTCATCCAACTTTTCAGGCGCTTCTAAAATGCTATCCACCGTGTTTTCAGGAAAAATTTCAACAATCTTCTCCGCCGTTTTTTTCCCAATTCCGGGGAACTTATCTGATGAAAAATATTTCACTAAACCTGCTTGCGAACTAGGCAGCGCTTTTTCGTACTGGTTCACTTGCAATTGTTCCCCATATTTGGGGTGCTGCGTCAATTGCCCATAAAAGGTGTAAGAATCGCCCTCAACGACATCGCCAATCGTTCCATTCACCACAATTTCAACATCGTCATACTCAGCATTTGTTTCCTCAATTTCAACCAACAAAACCTTGTAAAAGTTACTTGGATTCGAGAAAAAAATGGCTTCAATTGAACCTGTCACATAAATTTTTTCGGTCATAGTTTTTGATCCCAAACTTTGAGTTCAAAGTGATCTTTACAGCCCTCCAAAATCGTCACTGTATTATTGGCAAGACCACCAGCGGCCCGTAATTCTGACAGACCAAATCCTGACAAATGTCGCATTCCCGCAGTTCCCGAAGCACCATGACCAATCAAAAGCACATTGTCCATCTCTGAGTGCAACAATTCTCGCCCCAAATCATCAAAGCGCGCCAAAACCGAGCTGACCGACTCAGCCCCAAAAGCTCGTCCATCAAACTTATCCAATTCAAAACGAGAATCGTGCATTTCTTTTGGATATTTAGCAATCGCATCTGCAATAAACCAACCTTCCAATTCACCAAAATTCCATTCAGCCAATCGCTGATCTCGCTTAATGGCACAATCCGTCAGTAATTTCGCTGTCGTCAGCGCCCTTGTTTGCGGACTTGATAAAATTTCATCAAATTTTATCGGTGCCAAAAAATCCCGCACCCGTTCAATTTCCGTCAAAGCTTCTGGCAACAGCGGTGAATCTCCCTTTTGTCCCTGTAAACGTCGCGCCAAATTCCACTCCGTCTTACCATGTCGTACAAAATAAATCTTCACCTTTACATCTCCTCTATCGAATAAAACGCATAATTTCCAAGCACCCGAGCACTCACACCAAGACTTGCCAACTCTTCAAGTGCAAAAGGAATTTTCGCTGCGTTTAGCTCATTATTAACCAAATCAATGATAAAAAAGTACTGACCAAGCCGCGTTTTCAAAGGGCGCGATTCAATCTTAGTCATATCAATATCTCGCCAAGCAAAAACAGAAATTGCCTTATGCAAAGCCCCTGGTAAATTTTCAGGCAAAGTCAAAGCCAGACTCATTTTCTCACCCGCTTGTCTTAGATTAAATGCCTTTTTTTGTTCGCCCAACAACCAAAAACGTGTTGAGTTTCCTGCAACGTCCTGAATATTTTCAGCCACGATCGCCAAATCATAGCGCTTAGCCGCATAACGATTGGCAACCGCAGCGACTGGAAGCTCAGGATGTTTTTTCACAAACTCAGCCGCAGCCGAAGTGGATGCCGTAATCTCCACCTGGGCCTCTGGATAAAATTTCCGCAGATAGGCCCGTGTCTGAGCCAATGCCTGTGGATGTGAGTAAACCCGTTCAATCACTCGGTCTTGTGAAATAGCCAGTAAATTTTGTGAAATCGGTAAAACAAATTCTGCCACAACTTGAGCCTCAGAATCATGAAAAATCTTATCAATGCTCATGTTCACCGTTCCTTCCGTCGAATTTTCAATCGGAATTAAAGCAAAATCGCACTTCCCCTCATCATAAGCCTCAATCACATCAATGATTGTTTCATAAGCAATCAACTCATCTGTTTTAAAAGCCGCTTCCGCCACAACCGAACAAAAAGATCCCCGTGGACCCAAATAGGCTATTTTCATTTCTTCTCCCATCTTTCTTTGATCAGCTGGACAATAGCCTCAGGACTTTTATCCGTCACATCAACCGTTAAATCAGCCACAGCTTCATAGCTCTTCTTCCGACGCTCAAATAAACGCTGCGCTGCTGCCTTGTCTTGAGCCAAAGGTCGAACATTGACCTTATCTGCACTAATTCGCTCCCACAAGGTCGCAAAATCTGCACTTAAAAAAACCACTTGCGGATGAGAACGAAGCACTTCCACATTCTGTAAACTCTCAACAATACCACCACCTGTGGCAATCACTGCTTGATTTTGCAGAACAGACTCAAAAACCTCATTTTCAATCCGGCGAAAATCCTTCTCACCAAACAAAGCAAAAAAATGAGCAATCGGCATCTCAATTTTTTGCTCAATCAACTGATCTAAATCAATGAAATCCTCTGCCAAAAGTCTTGCTACTGTTGACTTTCCAGCACCCATAAATCCAATTAAAATGATACTCATTTTTCGCTTCCTAATCAATTTTCCCACAACTTATTTTGATAATTTTTCCAAATCCTCAAAAAAGCTTGGATAACTTGTCTGAATCGCCTCAGCACGTTCCAATTCAAGTTCTCCCTCAATCAAAAGCGCCGCAATAGCTGTCATCATACCGATTCGGTGATCCCCAAAAGTATTGATTGCTTCCTTAGGTGCTTTTAATTTCGTTCCCCCTTGAATAATCATCCCATCATCTGTTGGCGTAATTTTTGCTCCCATTGCATTCAAAGCATCTGCAACCACAGCGATACGGTCTGTTTCTTTAACTTTCAATTCTGCAGCGTCACGGATAATTGTTTCACCCTCAGCCTGCGTCGCAAGCAAAGCAATCACTGGCAATTCATCAATCAAACGTGGAATCAAATCGCCCGCAATTTCCGTTCCTTTAAGTGAACCAAATCGAACGGTAATTGTTGCCGACTTAGCCACATCATCCACTTCTGACAATTGCATTTGACCACCCATCGCAGAAATAACTTCCAAAATTCCTGTTCTGGTTTCATTGATTCCAACATTTTTCAAAACAAGTTCTGAATTTGGCACGACCAGCGCCGCAACCAACCAGAAAGCAGCCGAGCTAATATCACCTGGAACTGTTACCTCCTGCCCAACCAATTTTTGACCGCCAGGTACTAAGATTGTTTTTCCAGAAACAGTAATCTCTCCACCAAATTGAACCAGCATCTCCTCAGTGTGCGAACGTGTTTTTTCTTTTTCAACCACTTTTGTCACACCGCTCGCCTGTAAAGCCGCAAAAATCACCGCTGATTTAACCTGAGCCGAAGCCACAGGAAGCACATAATCAATCGCTTTTAAGTCCTTTGAACCTTTGATGGTCATCGGTAACTTCACCTTATCTGTCTGTCCTGAAATCTCAGCCCCCATCAAACGTAAAGGCGTTGCAATTCGATCCATTGGGCGTTTTGACAAACTATCATCCCCAAATAAAGTCGTTTCAAAAGGCAAACCCGCCAAGATTCCAGACAACAAACGCGTCGAAGTTCCTGAATTTCCCATATCTAAGGCTTCTTGAGCTTGAGCAAGACCATCAAAACCTTTCCCATGAACGATGACTTTTTGACCATCATCTTCTATTTTAACTCCCATTTTCTGAAAAGCCGCAATTGTTGAAAGTACATCTTCACCACGCAAAATATCATAAACGGTGGTTTGTCCTTGGGCAATTGATCCAAACATAATACTGCGATGCGAAATTGATTTATCTCCTGGAACTTTTAAAGTTCCTTGTAAGCCTTGTGAATTTGTTTTAAGTTTCATTATGATATCCTAAATATTTTTTAGTACTAATTATAGCACAAAAGGGTGCTGTTGACCCTATTTGATTGAGAGATTTTCAAAAAATTTTTAACCTATCCGTAGCTATGCCACTTCAAAATCCGTTGCTATTTTGATAATCTCACGCGCTTTTTCTAACTCTTGTGCTGTTTTAAATGTAATTTGAAGTTGACCGTGAATGTCTTCCCGATTTTCTTCATTGATTTTTATATTTGTGATTGAAAATTGTTGCAAGAGGGCTAAGACTTGTAAAACCACTCCTTTTTCATCAGGTACGGAAACAAACAAATCATAGAAATTAGGAATCGCGCCTTTATGAATCTCCATGGCTTGACGAATCTTTTTCCCGTCATCGAAAAAGCTCTTGATTCCAGTCTGATTTTTTGAGCTAATTTTTTGGGCAATATCATCAAGTTGCGCTTTAAAATTTTCAATCCGTTCCACTACTTCTTGTGGATTTGATAAAACTACACTTGTCCACATCAAACTGTCCGCCTCCGCAATCCGTGTCAAATCACGAAAACCTCCTGCAGCCAGATTTTTTACTAATGGGTGTTTTTGCGCATAGGCATCTGACTGTAAAACCAAAGCAGAGGCCAAAATATGTGGAAAATGTGAGACTTGTCCTGTGACTTGATCATGCTCCGCCGCATCTAAAACAATAAATTTAGCGTGTAAACCTGACAATAACGTTCTTAATTCTGGGCAGTCCTCGCTCAAAACATAATAAGCATTCTCAAATAAATTCACATCAGCAGCCAAAACACCTGATTTATGGGAGCCAGCCATCGGATGTCCACCAACAAACCTGACCTTTTTCTCCGCAAAAAGCTGCTGTCCTAAAGAAACAATCTCACTTTTGGTCGATCCCGTATCAGTGATTAGCACATTCTCTTTCAACTCTAAATCTGCTAATTCTTTCAACACTTCCAAAGTTGCCTCAATCGGAATCGCTAAAATAATCACATCCGCTTCTCGAGCATCGCTGAGTGATAAAGCACTTTGATCAATAATCCCTCGTTTTTGAGCAATATCTTGAACTTCTTTTTGGTCATAGCCAGTAATCACAACTTCTTGATGTGCTCTTTTAATTCCTAGGGCAATTGAGCTACCAATCAACCCCAAACCAATCATAAATACATTTTTCATTTTTTAGCCCTTCCTTAAGCTAACACAAGTTCCTTTACCAATTTCAGAAACTATTTCAATCTTAAACTCCAACTTATCCAAAATGAGTTTCGATAAATAAAGACCAAGTCCTGTTGATTTTTGCTGGATTCGACCGTTATAACCGGTAAACCCATGTTCAAAAAGGCGGGGAACATCCTCTGGTAAAATTCCAATGCCACTATCTCTAATGGTCAACTGTCCTTCTTCAATCTCAATAATAATCCCCCCACTTTTCGTGTATTTCACTGCATTATTAAGAAGTTGTTCTAAAGCAATACTCATCCATCTCTGATCAGTTGCCACGCGCCAATCACCAGTAATTTGTAATTTTAGATTTTTTTGAATAAAAAAGTGGCTGTATTTTTTGACCAAATCTTTCATGATAGTCGCAAAGCTTACCTGATCAAAGCGAAAATCCGTTGCGAGATTATTAATTCTTTGGTACTCTAGAAGCATTTTTAAATAATTTTCCAACGAAAAAACTTGATTCTTTAGTTCTTTGTGATCAATCTCGGTTTGAGCCATCAAATCAATCGCGGCCAAGGGAACCTTCATCTGATGTGACCAGACCCGAATAATATCTTCAAGTTCTCTTGCTGCTTGATTCTGTTGATCCAATTTTCTTTGAAGGGTTTGATTCTCCTTTATGACATTTGAAATTCTTTCTTGAACTTCTCGCCAGCGAAAGTAAGAAGAAATCAAATAAATCACGAAAATAATGAGGGCAAATAAACTACTGTTAAAAAATGCCATCATCGGGAGTTGCCACAGCCAAAAATTCACAATATAGATGGCCAACATGAGTAAAAAAACACCAATTTGGGGAATTTTAGAGATGAGATATTTATACCAAAGCATAGCCTTCTCCTCTTTTGGTCATGAGATGTTGGTCAAATTCAATTTCGGTTAATTTCTTACGCAACCGAGTCATCTTGACGTTTAAAGTATTGGCATCAATGAACTCCTCTGTTTGCCACAGCTCTTGTAAAATTGTTTCTTTTGTCACCACTTTACCGCTTGCTCGAAAAAGCAGACTTAAAATTTTCTTTTCTGAATTGGTCAGCTCAACCTCAGCTTGACTTTGGGAGTTAACTAAGGTATTTTCAATCAGACTAAAGTCTGCAAACTCAAGTCTATCAACTTTCGTAAAGGCATAGGTTCTGCGCAGTAAGGCTTTAATTTTTGCAG
The DNA window shown above is from Lactococcus sp. S-13 and carries:
- a CDS encoding LutC/YkgG family protein, translating into MTGSIENREQFLATLLEKRGGVELPFEPYQAISDLPETHLADLSAEELLDIAKEQAEFVSANLVETTASEMNAVIADLIEKSGGGQVMIPTTDEFAKFGVEVATDQLVSWKIGAEYRDENIMAAQNSNVAVAVPKFFLAESATIVVESEAGQGRSLHFLPTHYIAVIPMSRMVARSTQAADWLDKNKKPGSTLHFISGPSNSGDIEMQLVVGLHGPLEINYVVVKDL
- a CDS encoding Crp/Fnr family transcriptional regulator, yielding MIHFLRHNRLASILLTLMRVFIGYQWITAGLGKLFAEEAFSAGGLINGALGSATAYPWFHSFLSFTTNGGANTSFFDFVVPWGQIFIGLALILGAFTLTAATFGLLMNLSFLLAGVISENPTFLLIQVLILVAGFNAGRLGLDFWIVPYLRRRFPFLQNDSLLML
- a CDS encoding Bax inhibitor-1/YccA family protein — protein: MQNMNDNNIIFDQRQDGLNAFFSKIYALMGAGVLVSALVSWIMITFFQDNMMAVLQRGGLFFLILWLIPLVMVGSLQVMAMKNSKLALPVFVGYAAFMGFLISFTLLMYTATNITLAFVTAAAMFFGLAVYGRVTKRNLSGMGKALGIAVWGLVVAIILNFFIGGSGLTLLISIIGVVIFSGLIAWDNQKITHVYNANNGQVSDGWAISMALSLYLDFINMFLFLLRIFGISGGNNRN
- a CDS encoding diacylglycerol/lipid kinase family protein; amino-acid sequence: MKKIKVFYNEKSGNNDEEEVLQTIKSFFDSEENQLEFISPDGPKEAIRLAKKAAEERPDLILALGGDGTIDKICGGLLEANEESLLGIIPNGTVNNLAKSLNIPQDIRAALENLEQGKLQKVDMAKVNQEYMTSSLTLGILADIAQNVSSKDKKKLGPLAYFKDAYKVIRYNKSYQIELKHDGKTEQLRTKLLLITMTNTIAGMQALAPKAKVDDGLLRVYSLKKINLLKILWHLNKLRKGQFEDFSEIEHFDTDELEINPLSTKKKNIPYSRIDGDKSDQLPVKIKVYPRALTTIVPKDVQKTLFRSKEEN
- a CDS encoding HD domain-containing protein encodes the protein MNLDEKPWLNDAEYMSYVGHLLEMDELKKLDEITHHYTSTRLQHCLRVSYVSYLIAKKRGLNAKATARAGLLHDLFYYDWRETKFAKSHAYVHPHIAYRNARKLTTISELEKDIIIKHMFGATINPPRYKESWIVTGVDKYIATLEGSATLKYKWNRRKHFKKLPSFSLD
- the rpsT gene encoding 30S ribosomal protein S20, producing the protein MANIKSAIKRAELNTIANERNSQQKSAMRTAIKKFEAQPSEELYKSASAIIDKAASKGLIHANKAARDKSRLAAKLG
- a CDS encoding histidine phosphatase family protein, with the protein product MKIYFVRHGKTEWNLARRLQGQKGDSPLLPEALTEIERVRDFLAPIKFDEILSSPQTRALTTAKLLTDCAIKRDQRLAEWNFGELEGWFIADAIAKYPKEMHDSRFELDKFDGRAFGAESVSSVLARFDDLGRELLHSEMDNVLLIGHGASGTAGMRHLSGFGLSELRAAGGLANNTVTILEGCKDHFELKVWDQKL
- the pheA gene encoding prephenate dehydratase; its protein translation is MKIAYLGPRGSFCSVVAEAAFKTDELIAYETIIDVIEAYDEGKCDFALIPIENSTEGTVNMSIDKIFHDSEAQVVAEFVLPISQNLLAISQDRVIERVYSHPQALAQTRAYLRKFYPEAQVEITASTSAAAEFVKKHPELPVAAVANRYAAKRYDLAIVAENIQDVAGNSTRFWLLGEQKKAFNLRQAGEKMSLALTLPENLPGALHKAISVFAWRDIDMTKIESRPLKTRLGQYFFIIDLVNNELNAAKIPFALEELASLGVSARVLGNYAFYSIEEM
- a CDS encoding shikimate kinase, with translation MSIILIGFMGAGKSTVARLLAEDFIDLDQLIEQKIEMPIAHFFALFGEKDFRRIENEVFESVLQNQAVIATGGGIVESLQNVEVLRSHPQVVFLSADFATLWERISADKVNVRPLAQDKAAAQRLFERRKKSYEAVADLTVDVTDKSPEAIVQLIKERWEKK
- the aroA gene encoding 3-phosphoshikimate 1-carboxyvinyltransferase codes for the protein MKLKTNSQGLQGTLKVPGDKSISHRSIMFGSIAQGQTTVYDILRGEDVLSTIAAFQKMGVKIEDDGQKVIVHGKGFDGLAQAQEALDMGNSGTSTRLLSGILAGLPFETTLFGDDSLSKRPMDRIATPLRLMGAEISGQTDKVKLPMTIKGSKDLKAIDYVLPVASAQVKSAVIFAALQASGVTKVVEKEKTRSHTEEMLVQFGGEITVSGKTILVPGGQKLVGQEVTVPGDISSAAFWLVAALVVPNSELVLKNVGINETRTGILEVISAMGGQMQLSEVDDVAKSATITVRFGSLKGTEIAGDLIPRLIDELPVIALLATQAEGETIIRDAAELKVKETDRIAVVADALNAMGAKITPTDDGMIIQGGTKLKAPKEAINTFGDHRIGMMTAIAALLIEGELELERAEAIQTSYPSFFEDLEKLSK
- a CDS encoding prephenate dehydrogenase, which encodes MKNVFMIGLGLIGSSIALGIKRAHQEVVITGYDQKEVQDIAQKRGIIDQSALSLSDAREADVIILAIPIEATLEVLKELADLELKENVLITDTGSTKSEIVSLGQQLFAEKKVRFVGGHPMAGSHKSGVLAADVNLFENAYYVLSEDCPELRTLLSGLHAKFIVLDAAEHDQVTGQVSHFPHILASALVLQSDAYAQKHPLVKNLAAGGFRDLTRIAEADSLMWTSVVLSNPQEVVERIENFKAQLDDIAQKISSKNQTGIKSFFDDGKKIRQAMEIHKGAIPNFYDLFVSVPDEKGVVLQVLALLQQFSITNIKINEENREDIHGQLQITFKTAQELEKAREIIKIATDFEVA